A window of the Equus przewalskii isolate Varuska chromosome 10, EquPr2, whole genome shotgun sequence genome harbors these coding sequences:
- the LOC139073837 gene encoding CMRF35-like molecule 5, giving the protein MIVQDLEEGDADTFWCGVDRDISVPQDLLAVTIFPGSVTVAMRTTETSPSMGALALTSHVSSPGLPAWPFLLSAGFLFLALRKVILFLSFCYAAIWLACLQHHL; this is encoded by the exons ATGATCGTGCAGGACCTGGAAGAGGGAGATGCAGACACTTTCTGGTGTGGGGTGGACAGGGACATAAGTGTCCCCCAGGACCTGCTGGCAGTGACTATTTTTCCAG GCTCAGTGACAGTAGCAATGAGGACCACAGAGACATCGCCCAGCATGGGAGCCCTGGCTCTGACCAGCCATGTGTCCAGCCCCGGCCTTCCTGCCTG GCCCTTCCTGCTCTCAGCGGGCTTCCTGTTCCTGGCCCTGCGGAAGGTCATCCTCTTCCTGAGCTTCTGCTATGCTGCAATCTGGTTGGCCTGCCTTCAGCATCACCTCTGA